The following proteins come from a genomic window of Methanosarcina sp. MTP4:
- a CDS encoding HEAT repeat domain-containing protein: MKLSYLKTYKLEFFFFLVLFFLSYAALSGNDSGAGAGTTDNYFWVPSAVMQSIAAVYAVFIAIFALSLQKTQDSIHSIANRLKPPLKLVSYTAAGSIYLNGLVLIIFSIYSPSETKAKLLLFASLLSLIASLIAIVYLSLEMLSDVSGLKTSSEKFAHISSLLRDLKEGNLSETEGLSAGDTELCTLALHDEKPEVRLAAAELLGRIGDERAADALLSCLKDKNSRVREAAVEALGRIGAEDTVGELIECLEDKDRRLRLQAVRALARLGDERAVDPIIRKLDDKSPEVQATAAEALGNLGSRSAVDALLKKLEETQVDTREGSRMAGTFPELQKQILSALGKIGDKKALEPLLSSLDSPFPEIRKYAAEALGSLGDERAVSPLVKKLSDPGPEVRNASAYALGNLGDKRALVPLLGMLEDPDPELRITAVYALGNLRAPQVIDPLIKMLDDSNFWVRKCAAEALGKSGDKKAVEVLVNKLNDMDPEVRRVAAGALGIISENRDFR, translated from the coding sequence ATGAAACTCAGCTACCTGAAAACGTACAAACTGGAATTCTTTTTCTTCCTGGTTCTGTTTTTTCTGAGCTACGCCGCTCTTTCCGGAAATGATTCCGGGGCCGGAGCCGGGACTACTGACAACTACTTCTGGGTACCCTCTGCAGTGATGCAGTCGATAGCCGCAGTATATGCCGTGTTCATTGCCATTTTTGCCCTGTCCCTGCAGAAGACCCAGGACAGCATCCACTCGATTGCAAACAGGTTAAAGCCCCCCCTGAAACTCGTATCCTACACCGCAGCCGGGAGCATATACTTAAACGGGCTTGTGCTCATCATTTTCAGCATATATTCTCCTTCGGAAACAAAGGCAAAGCTCCTGCTTTTCGCATCCCTGCTCTCATTGATAGCCTCCCTCATCGCGATTGTCTACCTGTCCCTGGAGATGTTGAGCGACGTTTCCGGGCTGAAGACTTCGTCGGAAAAATTCGCCCATATCTCCTCCCTTCTCAGGGACCTGAAAGAAGGAAACCTTTCGGAAACGGAGGGACTCAGCGCCGGGGATACGGAGTTGTGCACCCTGGCCCTTCACGATGAAAAACCCGAAGTCCGCCTGGCTGCAGCCGAATTGCTGGGCCGCATAGGGGATGAAAGGGCAGCAGATGCCCTGCTCTCCTGCCTGAAGGACAAAAATTCCCGGGTCAGGGAAGCTGCAGTTGAAGCCCTTGGCAGGATTGGGGCCGAAGATACGGTCGGAGAACTCATTGAATGCCTGGAGGACAAAGACCGGAGGCTCAGGCTTCAGGCGGTACGCGCCCTTGCCAGGCTCGGGGACGAAAGGGCAGTTGACCCTATAATCCGGAAGCTGGACGACAAATCCCCCGAAGTCCAGGCTACTGCAGCCGAAGCTCTCGGAAACCTGGGCAGCCGGAGTGCGGTAGATGCTCTTCTCAAAAAACTGGAAGAAACTCAGGTAGATACCCGGGAAGGCAGCCGGATGGCAGGCACTTTTCCGGAACTCCAGAAGCAAATCCTTTCCGCTCTTGGGAAAATAGGAGATAAAAAAGCCCTGGAACCCCTTCTTTCCAGCCTGGATTCCCCCTTCCCGGAAATCAGGAAGTATGCAGCCGAAGCCCTCGGAAGCTTGGGAGACGAAAGGGCAGTTTCCCCTCTGGTCAAAAAGCTCTCCGATCCCGGCCCCGAAGTAAGAAACGCTTCAGCATACGCTCTCGGAAACCTCGGGGACAAACGGGCGCTTGTCCCTCTCCTGGGGATGCTTGAAGACCCCGACCCCGAACTCAGGATCACTGCCGTATATGCTCTTGGAAACCTCAGAGCTCCGCAGGTAATAGACCCGCTAATCAAAATGCTGGATGACAGTAACTTCTGGGTAAGAAAGTGTGCTGCTGAGGCTCTTGGAAAAAGCGGGGATAAAAAGGCAGTCGAAGTCCTCGTAAATAAGCTGAATGACATGGATCCCGAGGTCAGGAGAGTTGCAGCCGGAGCTCTGGGGATAATTTCCGAAAACCGGGATTTCAGGTAA
- a CDS encoding SUMF1/EgtB/PvdO family nonheme iron enzyme translates to MAGDKSNSASNCMRRDTAAEDDSLGFKPYVEAIAEFLTNEDTLAPITLSIEGQWGCGKSSFMQQLKKKIEEGNDRKSKRKRYFTVWFNCWRYEKEDELWAAFALNLMEKLSEQLSWRGRQWAKINLVWLRLKFKWKNESSIILHILSRVIFILIILALWASFILSIPHLMERLFSYSMGISFSVSPFTGPIDLFLNLVNPSNSTSSIDANLVNNSTSVGLVDAKFRTSVNVLLMLAGIIGLLLQSFYLIKEIKNFVGNPFDFSEFISNPNYTAHISFIEHFHSDFDKIIESYVGNSRVYVFVDDLDRCEVPKAAELMQALNLMISDKANVYFSIGIDRKVISAGLAAKNEKVLGYLGVKGLKYGYDYIEKFIQLPFKVPSPKNEDFKEFMNPQKKQDPPSKKSWLSDNPLSNNLKKVFSKFKITHSGSQTDEESIPQESTESAKTEEGVPEGTAKEEPEKEEKILNDKDCDEKSGEWDHILEMVAPALDRNPRRMKQFFNLFRFQRTIGKRTELLSYDPGTNPENRWNCRKLAKFVAISMNWPSLISALSSNSELLNQLQAYALDPKGENKNLEEWTKDEKLIRLLKYGCVEEGNLSEEKANYTLSGLDFSKLLQISPVVEPPDENLSSSLSDMEFVRISAGDFMMGSPDGEDGRRDNEGPVHKVTIKNLFYLGKYPVTQKQWKKVMGNNPSRFKGDTLPVESVSWNDVQEFIKKLNKMEGTDKYRLPSEAEWEYACRAGTTTNFYFGDDESKLGDYAWYTGNSGGKIHPVGEKNHNSWNLYDMHGNVWEWVQDRWHDNYEGAPSDGSAWENGNGSYRVVRGGGWHYGSMNCRSAIRNGLDLDNRDNNVGFRLLRKP, encoded by the coding sequence TTGGCAGGCGATAAATCGAACTCAGCTTCTAACTGTATGCGTCGTGACACTGCAGCAGAGGATGATTCACTCGGATTCAAACCTTACGTCGAGGCTATCGCAGAATTTCTTACCAATGAGGACACTTTAGCTCCGATCACTCTTTCTATTGAGGGGCAGTGGGGATGTGGCAAGTCTTCTTTCATGCAACAATTGAAAAAGAAAATCGAAGAGGGAAATGACCGCAAAAGTAAAAGAAAGAGATATTTCACGGTGTGGTTCAATTGCTGGAGATATGAAAAAGAAGATGAGTTATGGGCTGCTTTTGCCCTTAATTTAATGGAGAAGCTGTCGGAACAGCTTTCTTGGAGGGGGCGTCAGTGGGCAAAGATAAACCTGGTATGGCTAAGACTTAAGTTTAAGTGGAAAAATGAAAGTTCAATCATTCTTCATATTCTTTCACGTGTAATTTTTATCTTAATTATTTTAGCACTTTGGGCTTCATTTATTTTATCCATTCCGCATTTGATGGAGCGCTTATTCTCATATTCTATGGGTATATCATTCTCTGTTTCTCCATTTACAGGCCCAATAGATCTTTTTTTAAATCTGGTAAATCCTTCAAATTCTACCTCTTCTATTGATGCTAACCTAGTAAATAATTCGACCTCCGTTGGTTTAGTTGATGCTAAATTCAGGACATCTGTTAATGTTTTGTTAATGTTGGCCGGAATTATTGGTCTTTTACTTCAATCATTTTATCTTATTAAAGAAATTAAAAATTTTGTTGGAAATCCTTTTGATTTCAGTGAATTTATATCCAATCCGAATTACACGGCACACATATCTTTCATAGAGCACTTCCATTCTGATTTTGACAAGATAATTGAATCCTATGTAGGAAATTCAAGGGTTTATGTCTTCGTTGATGACCTTGACCGTTGCGAAGTCCCAAAAGCGGCAGAACTCATGCAGGCGCTTAACCTCATGATCTCGGATAAAGCAAATGTTTATTTTTCCATAGGTATAGATCGCAAAGTCATCTCTGCAGGACTTGCAGCTAAAAACGAAAAAGTCCTCGGGTACCTGGGTGTCAAGGGACTTAAATACGGTTATGATTATATTGAAAAATTCATCCAGCTTCCTTTTAAAGTGCCCAGTCCCAAAAATGAGGATTTTAAGGAATTTATGAATCCTCAAAAGAAGCAGGATCCTCCCTCAAAAAAGTCCTGGCTATCTGATAATCCATTGAGTAATAATTTAAAGAAAGTATTCAGTAAATTTAAGATTACCCACTCCGGTTCGCAGACCGATGAAGAAAGCATCCCTCAGGAAAGTACTGAAAGTGCCAAAACCGAGGAAGGGGTTCCTGAGGGTACTGCAAAGGAAGAACCTGAAAAAGAGGAGAAGATCCTGAACGACAAGGACTGTGATGAAAAATCAGGGGAATGGGATCACATTCTGGAAATGGTTGCTCCAGCTCTTGATAGAAACCCTCGTCGTATGAAACAGTTCTTCAACCTGTTCCGTTTTCAGAGAACTATAGGCAAAAGAACGGAACTCCTTTCCTATGATCCAGGCACAAATCCTGAAAACAGGTGGAATTGCAGAAAACTTGCAAAATTTGTGGCAATAAGCATGAATTGGCCTTCCCTGATTTCTGCTCTCAGTTCTAACAGTGAGCTTCTCAACCAGTTACAGGCATATGCACTGGATCCGAAAGGTGAAAATAAAAACTTGGAGGAATGGACCAAGGATGAAAAGTTGATCCGCTTATTGAAGTACGGTTGCGTAGAAGAGGGCAATCTCTCAGAAGAGAAAGCTAACTATACCCTTTCAGGTCTTGACTTTAGTAAGTTGTTGCAGATCTCTCCTGTGGTTGAACCTCCTGATGAGAATTTGTCTAGTTCGCTATCTGATATGGAATTTGTGCGGATTTCTGCGGGAGATTTCATGATGGGGTCACCTGATGGTGAAGACGGGAGGCGGGATAACGAAGGTCCTGTCCATAAAGTAACCATTAAAAATCTATTTTACCTTGGTAAATACCCGGTTACTCAGAAACAGTGGAAAAAAGTTATGGGCAATAATCCTTCTCGTTTCAAAGGTGATACCCTGCCTGTAGAATCTGTTTCCTGGAATGACGTTCAGGAATTTATCAAAAAACTCAATAAAATGGAAGGCACTGACAAGTACCGCCTTCCTTCTGAAGCTGAATGGGAATATGCCTGCAGGGCTGGTACAACCACCAACTTTTATTTTGGCGACGACGAGTCAAAACTTGGAGACTATGCTTGGTATACAGGTAACTCCGGTGGGAAGATTCATCCAGTTGGTGAGAAGAATCATAATTCTTGGAACCTTTACGACATGCATGGAAATGTCTGGGAATGGGTTCAGGACAGATGGCATGATAACTACGAAGGTGCTCCTTCCGATGGTAGTGCCTGGGAAAATGGAAATGGCTCCTACCGTGTGGTGCGGGGCGGCGGCTGGCACTACGGCTCCATGAACTGCCGGTCGGCAATCCGCAACGGGCTCGACCTCGACAACCGCGACAACAACGTTGGCTTCCGTCTTCTGAGGAAACCGTAA
- a CDS encoding SUMF1/EgtB/PvdO family nonheme iron enzyme has translation MAGKKFGIVIGTNEYSDSKIPNLRFAQKDAKEIKNILLDSDICGFDKVVDSTDKTSVQTFCDIEGLLNKAEYDDSLLIYFSGHGEPDTQHDLCLLFNNTRMDRLLATSLNYSMIRKCIDASKCKTFVVILDCCYSGAAGIKGNNLKKILARSSGSGTAILSASSEFDVAKEDEKLEHGVFTHYLVEGLRSGAVAGDRNGDISLVDLYNYAHKNTTARCSQTPYIKVEGEGRIIIGKNPLKVKEKEFIQKKNKLVKKIRKELPASVYDISMIVLIDAYEKPEELTENDEEIRSSLEDLLAGRISVKTYIPTVQCYLENEDIEKSYVLEKYREQEIPKTFTSPFTGMEFILIPAGEFEMGSLLDEKDRYDYEIPAHNVQFKNPFYMGKYPVTQKQWVAVMGDNPSSFKGDDRPVESVSWKDVQEFIKKLNEKEDTDKYLLPSEAEWEYACRAGTTTKYSFGDDESKLGDYAWYSGYSTFEEWKENRDKILKEGKTHLVGQKKPNPWGLYDMHGNVWEWVQDRYHSDYNGAPSDGSAWEDGNSSNRVIRGGSWGDLARYCRSASRAGPGPDSRVSYVGFRLLRKL, from the coding sequence ATGGCTGGAAAAAAGTTTGGGATTGTCATAGGTACTAATGAGTATTCCGACAGCAAAATCCCCAATTTACGCTTTGCACAAAAAGATGCAAAAGAAATAAAAAATATTCTTCTTGACTCTGATATCTGTGGATTTGATAAAGTTGTAGATTCCACAGACAAAACTAGCGTACAGACTTTTTGTGACATTGAGGGATTACTTAATAAAGCGGAGTACGACGATTCACTCCTTATTTATTTTTCAGGGCATGGTGAACCTGACACGCAGCATGATCTCTGTTTGTTGTTTAACAACACCAGAATGGACCGGTTGCTTGCTACTTCGTTAAACTACTCAATGATCAGGAAGTGTATAGATGCTTCAAAGTGCAAGACATTTGTTGTCATTCTCGATTGCTGTTACAGCGGGGCTGCAGGCATAAAAGGTAATAATCTAAAAAAAATCCTTGCCAGGTCTTCCGGTTCGGGTACGGCTATACTATCCGCATCAAGTGAATTTGATGTAGCCAAAGAGGATGAAAAACTGGAACATGGTGTTTTTACACATTATCTGGTCGAAGGACTGAGGAGTGGGGCAGTTGCAGGTGACAGAAACGGAGACATATCTCTTGTAGACTTGTATAATTATGCTCATAAAAATACTACAGCCAGATGCTCTCAAACTCCATATATAAAAGTGGAAGGTGAAGGCAGGATCATTATCGGGAAGAACCCTTTGAAGGTTAAAGAGAAGGAGTTCATTCAGAAAAAGAACAAATTGGTTAAAAAAATCAGAAAAGAACTCCCTGCCAGTGTTTATGATATATCTATGATTGTTCTCATTGATGCCTATGAAAAACCAGAGGAATTAACAGAAAATGATGAAGAAATAAGGAGTTCTCTGGAAGATCTTCTGGCTGGCAGAATTAGTGTTAAGACCTATATTCCTACTGTTCAATGCTACTTGGAAAATGAAGATATTGAAAAATCGTATGTTCTGGAAAAATATCGGGAACAAGAAATTCCAAAAACCTTCACCAGTCCTTTTACTGGAATGGAATTTATATTAATCCCTGCAGGCGAGTTTGAGATGGGCTCCCTTCTTGATGAAAAGGACAGGTACGACTACGAAATTCCGGCTCATAATGTACAATTTAAGAATCCTTTCTACATGGGCAAGTATCCGGTTACTCAAAAACAATGGGTAGCAGTAATGGGTGATAATCCTTCCAGTTTCAAAGGTGATGATAGACCTGTAGAATCTGTTTCCTGGAAGGATGTTCAGGAATTTATCAAAAAACTCAATGAAAAGGAAGACACGGATAAGTACCTTTTACCCTCTGAAGCTGAATGGGAGTATGCATGCCGTGCCGGAACGACCACTAAATATTCTTTTGGTGATGACGAGTCAAAACTTGGGGATTATGCATGGTACAGTGGTTATTCAACTTTCGAAGAATGGAAGGAAAATCGGGACAAAATTTTGAAAGAAGGTAAAACTCATCTAGTTGGACAGAAGAAGCCTAATCCCTGGGGCCTTTACGACATGCACGGAAATGTGTGGGAATGGGTTCAGGACAGATACCATTCAGATTATAATGGTGCTCCTTCTGATGGTAGTGCCTGGGAAGATGGAAATAGCTCCAACCGTGTCATTCGGGGCGGCAGCTGGGGCGACCTCGCCAGGTACTGCCGGTCGGCTTCCCGCGCCGGGCCCGGCCCCGACTCCCGCGTCAGCTACGTTGGCTTCCGTCTTCTGAGGAAACTGTAA
- a CDS encoding radical SAM protein: MSRFDPLLAARALWQIRIKKRPFVISHGVNARCNMRCSFCEYWKETGEDPGREEVFKLLEDAKAFGIGVYNAWTTEPLLRKDLPEIMAHAKKLGMITSMVTNGKLLFKRAHELKDVDFLSVSVDGTKSYKEIRNMDFEDLMKGLKKAIEVRKQQNKEHPILMNCVLSNKNLDDIEDLILLAKDLGTKISFEPVHEFPKIEDGTWEEFGIRDKEKFRRTVDRIIELKKQGYPIINSKTYLRMVRDGDMNYKCRASSVIINVTHDGTAETCRVQHEPLGNVMRDGFEKVWRDSKARREELVRNCDGCLFFGYAENSLMQGFNPEVLMCYEWM; the protein is encoded by the coding sequence ATGTCCCGATTCGACCCCCTCCTCGCAGCAAGAGCTCTCTGGCAGATAAGAATCAAAAAACGCCCCTTCGTAATCTCCCACGGCGTAAACGCCCGCTGCAACATGCGCTGCAGTTTCTGCGAATACTGGAAGGAAACGGGCGAAGACCCGGGCCGTGAAGAAGTCTTCAAACTGCTCGAGGACGCAAAAGCCTTCGGGATAGGAGTCTACAACGCCTGGACAACCGAACCCCTCCTCCGAAAAGACCTCCCCGAGATCATGGCTCACGCCAAAAAACTCGGCATGATAACCTCCATGGTCACAAACGGCAAACTCCTCTTCAAGCGGGCGCACGAATTAAAGGACGTGGACTTTCTCTCCGTCTCCGTGGACGGCACAAAAAGCTACAAAGAAATCCGGAACATGGACTTCGAAGACCTGATGAAAGGACTGAAAAAAGCCATAGAAGTCCGAAAGCAGCAAAACAAAGAACACCCAATCCTGATGAACTGCGTGCTCAGCAACAAAAACCTCGACGACATCGAAGACCTCATTTTGCTTGCAAAAGACCTGGGCACAAAAATCTCCTTCGAGCCGGTCCACGAATTCCCCAAAATCGAAGACGGAACCTGGGAAGAGTTCGGAATCCGAGACAAAGAAAAATTCCGCCGTACCGTTGACCGGATAATCGAGCTGAAAAAACAGGGCTACCCCATCATCAACTCCAAAACATACCTGCGCATGGTCAGGGACGGGGACATGAACTACAAATGCCGGGCAAGCAGCGTAATCATAAACGTCACCCACGACGGCACGGCGGAAACCTGCCGGGTGCAGCACGAGCCGCTCGGGAATGTGATGAGGGACGGGTTTGAAAAGGTGTGGAGAGATTCGAAAGCCAGGCGGGAAGAACTTGTGAGGAACTGTGATGGGTGCCTCTTTTTCGGGTATGCGGAAAATAGTTTGATGCAGGGGTTTAATCCGGAAGTTTTGATGTGCTATGAGTGGATGTAA
- the rpl12p gene encoding 50S ribosomal protein P1 has translation MEYIYAALLLHNAGKEVTEDAIVAVLAAAGIEVNEARAKALVAALEGVDIEEAIAQAAFAAPAAAAAPAAAAPAAAEEAPAEEEEEEEDDSSEEDGMAGLGALFG, from the coding sequence ATGGAATACATATACGCAGCACTCTTATTGCACAACGCAGGTAAGGAAGTTACTGAAGACGCAATCGTTGCCGTCCTTGCGGCAGCAGGTATCGAAGTGAACGAAGCCAGAGCAAAGGCACTTGTCGCAGCCCTTGAAGGCGTGGACATCGAAGAAGCAATTGCACAGGCAGCATTCGCAGCACCCGCAGCAGCAGCAGCACCCGCAGCAGCAGCACCCGCAGCAGCAGAAGAAGCTCCTGCAGAAGAAGAGGAAGAAGAGGAAGACGACTCCTCCGAAGAAGACGGCATGGCCGGTCTCGGCGCCCTCTTTGGCTAA
- a CDS encoding 50S ribosomal protein L10 → MAEEKHHTEHIPQWKKDEIENIKELIQSHSIFGMVGIEGIFAAQIQKMRRDLKDVAVLKVSRNTLIERALSELGENIPEMKNHIDSQTALVFTNESPFKLYKLLESTKTPSPIKGGAIAPSDIIVQKGPTSFPPGPILGEFQSAGIPAAIEAGKVAIKEKKVVCKEGEAVPQKLATMLAKLEIYPLIVGLDLRAVYDAGTIYKPELLEIDESKYFADITRAAQNAFNLSVNTAFPTGATVSTLLAKAFAEAKNLGVNAVILEPGVMDALLGKAHAQMTSVASKAADKDANAVDDELRETLGAAASAAAVAATSAPVEEATETEEEEAEEEEDDSSEEDGMAGLGALFG, encoded by the coding sequence ATGGCTGAGGAGAAGCATCATACCGAACATATCCCGCAGTGGAAAAAGGATGAAATAGAGAACATAAAAGAACTCATCCAGTCCCACAGCATTTTCGGAATGGTGGGGATTGAAGGTATCTTTGCAGCCCAGATCCAGAAGATGCGCAGAGACCTGAAGGACGTTGCAGTGCTTAAGGTTTCCAGAAACACCCTCATCGAGCGGGCTTTAAGCGAACTCGGGGAAAATATTCCCGAGATGAAAAATCACATCGACAGCCAGACCGCCCTGGTTTTCACGAACGAAAGCCCCTTCAAGCTTTACAAACTGCTCGAAAGTACCAAGACCCCGTCTCCAATAAAAGGAGGCGCGATCGCCCCCAGTGACATTATTGTCCAGAAGGGCCCGACCAGTTTCCCCCCTGGCCCGATCCTCGGTGAATTCCAGAGTGCCGGGATCCCCGCAGCAATCGAAGCGGGAAAGGTTGCCATTAAGGAAAAGAAAGTGGTCTGTAAGGAAGGCGAAGCCGTCCCCCAGAAGCTTGCAACAATGCTTGCAAAACTGGAAATCTACCCCCTTATAGTCGGTCTGGACTTGAGGGCGGTTTACGATGCCGGGACTATTTACAAGCCGGAACTCCTTGAAATTGATGAAAGCAAGTACTTTGCCGACATCACAAGGGCAGCTCAGAACGCATTCAACCTCTCTGTCAACACGGCATTCCCGACTGGCGCAACCGTCAGCACCCTGCTTGCGAAAGCCTTTGCAGAAGCAAAGAACCTGGGTGTCAATGCTGTTATCCTTGAACCGGGAGTCATGGACGCCCTGCTCGGCAAGGCACATGCCCAGATGACCTCTGTAGCATCCAAAGCCGCAGACAAGGACGCAAACGCAGTGGACGACGAACTGAGAGAAACTCTCGGAGCCGCCGCAAGCGCAGCCGCTGTGGCCGCCACAAGCGCCCCGGTTGAGGAAGCTACTGAGACTGAAGAGGAAGAAGCAGAAGAGGAAGAGGACGACAGTTCCGAAGAAGACGGAATGGCAGGCCTCGGAGCCCTTTTCGGATGA
- a CDS encoding 50S ribosomal protein L1: MVEDHILEVVKKVLEESPKRNFSESVDVAINLRNLDMNQPKNRVDEEIILPHGLGKDLKIGVFAKGDVGLRAKDAGAAYVISDIELEELVGDKSKARSLANECDLFIAETQFMPIIGKNLGVVLGPRGKMPIPLLPNKDIGELIQSKQNAVKLRSKDKLTFHVAVGRRNMDSDALAENVETIVTRLERALEKGKHNVRSVYVTTTMGKSERVV, translated from the coding sequence ATGGTAGAAGATCATATACTGGAAGTCGTCAAGAAAGTACTTGAGGAGTCGCCGAAGCGCAATTTTTCGGAAAGCGTGGACGTAGCGATTAACTTAAGGAACCTTGACATGAACCAACCAAAGAATAGAGTCGACGAAGAGATTATTCTTCCGCACGGGCTCGGAAAAGACCTTAAGATAGGCGTTTTTGCAAAAGGTGACGTGGGACTCAGGGCAAAGGATGCCGGTGCCGCGTACGTTATTTCTGATATTGAGCTTGAGGAACTTGTCGGCGACAAGTCAAAGGCAAGGTCTCTTGCAAACGAATGTGACCTTTTTATCGCAGAAACCCAGTTCATGCCGATAATCGGTAAGAACCTTGGTGTCGTACTTGGACCCAGGGGAAAAATGCCGATCCCACTCCTGCCAAACAAGGACATAGGGGAACTGATCCAGAGCAAGCAAAATGCAGTAAAGCTCAGGTCAAAGGACAAGCTCACTTTCCACGTAGCTGTCGGCAGGAGAAACATGGACTCGGATGCCCTGGCAGAGAATGTCGAGACTATTGTGACCAGACTGGAGCGTGCCCTTGAAAAGGGTAAGCACAACGTGAGATCGGTCTATGTCACGACAACTATGGGCAAATCTGAGAGGGTGGTGTAA
- a CDS encoding 50S ribosomal protein L11, producing MTSIVEALVPGGKANPGPPLGPALGPLGVNIKEVVDKINEKTRDYNGMQVPVKVIVDDKKNVEIEVGTPPTSALVMQEAGIKKGSGTAGSEVVGNLSIQQVAKIARMKKEDILSYDLKAAMKEVMGTCVPMGVTIEETEARECQKALDEGKFDDVLAGEEW from the coding sequence ATGACAAGTATTGTTGAAGCACTTGTCCCGGGTGGAAAAGCAAACCCAGGACCCCCCTTAGGTCCGGCACTTGGTCCCCTCGGGGTCAACATAAAAGAAGTAGTCGACAAGATCAACGAGAAAACCAGGGATTACAACGGGATGCAGGTCCCTGTAAAGGTAATCGTTGATGACAAGAAAAACGTTGAGATCGAAGTTGGTACCCCTCCGACCTCGGCCCTGGTAATGCAGGAAGCCGGGATCAAGAAAGGATCGGGGACTGCGGGAAGCGAAGTTGTTGGCAACTTGAGCATCCAGCAGGTTGCGAAGATTGCCCGCATGAAAAAGGAAGATATCCTTTCCTACGACCTCAAAGCTGCAATGAAAGAGGTTATGGGCACCTGTGTTCCAATGGGCGTAACCATTGAAGAGACGGAAGCCAGGGAATGCCAGAAGGCACTCGACGAAGGCAAGTTCGATGACGTACTTGCTGGCGAAGAGTGGTAA
- a CDS encoding transcription elongation factor Spt5, translated as MSEESQIFVIKTTANQERSVATALARVVKKEKSDIRAILAPDELKGYVLVEAPKSGIVELAIQTIPHARALVRGSSTIAEIEHFLKPKPVVTGIKEGAIIEVTSGPFKGEKARVKRVDEGHEEITVELFDAVVPIPITIRGDTVRVLKKEFEN; from the coding sequence ATGAGTGAGGAGTCCCAGATATTCGTAATCAAGACCACGGCAAACCAGGAAAGATCGGTAGCGACAGCCCTTGCAAGAGTTGTGAAGAAAGAAAAGTCCGACATAAGGGCAATCCTAGCTCCGGATGAGTTGAAGGGATATGTCCTTGTAGAGGCCCCGAAATCCGGGATAGTGGAACTGGCAATCCAGACTATCCCCCATGCAAGAGCTCTTGTCAGGGGAAGTTCCACGATTGCCGAAATCGAGCACTTCCTGAAACCGAAGCCAGTGGTGACCGGCATCAAAGAAGGGGCCATAATAGAAGTAACCTCAGGACCCTTTAAAGGTGAGAAAGCCCGGGTCAAGCGGGTTGACGAAGGGCATGAAGAAATTACGGTGGAACTCTTTGACGCAGTGGTCCCAATCCCCATTACAATCCGCGGGGATACCGTGAGGGTACTGAAAAAAGAGTTTGAAAATTAA
- a CDS encoding protein translocase SEC61 complex subunit gamma: protein MAESMFEQKISTERIGQVIRAHLRVLKLTKKPSREEFLTIAKVAGAGILAVGAIGFIIYVLLTMLPQWVAQ from the coding sequence TTGGCAGAATCCATGTTTGAACAGAAAATAAGTACAGAACGCATCGGTCAGGTAATCCGGGCACACCTGAGGGTCCTGAAACTTACAAAAAAACCGTCCAGGGAAGAGTTCTTGACCATTGCTAAAGTTGCAGGTGCCGGGATCCTGGCTGTGGGTGCAATAGGCTTTATTATCTATGTACTGTTAACAATGTTGCCCCAGTGGGTGGCTCAATGA